A window of the Thermodesulfovibrionia bacterium genome harbors these coding sequences:
- a CDS encoding isoprenyl transferase → MKVKHIAVIMDGNGRWAEQRGFSRIEGHREGIKRVNDIIDESIEQKLKALTLYTFSMENWQRPKAEVNALMRFLRSYLKNEMKGLARKNIVFRAIGNLQRLPTGIQSLLKDFEEMTKNNTGLMLNSALSYSGRDEIVNAVRSIVEEGVPSGKIDEKTVQSHLYTYGIPDPDLIIRTSGELRLSNFLIWQSAYSEFYFTETLWPDFSKEEFRRAIAEYGRRDRRFGALPAKS, encoded by the coding sequence ATGAAAGTCAAGCATATCGCAGTCATTATGGATGGGAACGGCCGCTGGGCAGAGCAGCGCGGGTTCTCCCGCATTGAAGGGCACAGGGAAGGCATAAAGCGCGTCAACGATATTATTGACGAGTCTATCGAGCAGAAGCTTAAGGCGCTTACCCTGTATACCTTTTCCATGGAGAACTGGCAGAGGCCCAAGGCTGAGGTAAACGCGCTGATGCGTTTTCTCCGTTCATATCTGAAGAACGAGATGAAAGGCCTGGCACGCAAGAATATAGTTTTTCGGGCGATAGGCAATCTCCAGAGACTACCAACCGGGATACAGTCACTGCTTAAGGATTTTGAGGAGATGACAAAGAATAACACAGGCCTGATGCTCAACAGCGCGCTAAGTTACAGCGGCAGGGATGAGATCGTGAACGCGGTCAGGAGCATTGTTGAAGAGGGTGTTCCGTCCGGCAAGATAGATGAGAAGACAGTTCAATCCCATCTTTATACATACGGCATACCTGACCCTGACCTTATAATCCGCACCAGCGGCGAGCTAAGGCTCAGCAATTTTCTTATATGGCAGTCTGCTTATTCTGAATTTTATTTTACCGAGACGCTATGGCCTGATTTCAGCAAAGAGGAGTTCAGGAGAGCGATAGCAGAATACGGGAGAAGAGACAGAAGGTTTGGTGCTTTGCCGGCCAAGAGTTAA
- a CDS encoding phosphatidate cytidylyltransferase, producing the protein MQDTVKKPFDLKRLVVAFFVIPLLVLFIQYGRHYPDFFLLLLLVSLIALREFHAMYKVPLTLSIPALIAGALLFFVICFYPYMIIETMFFCFIALLLIRLFAVASPAGAMSGIGPVATGYLYILWFMGFQWLLRSDAYGRYNIFLLYGSVWLADSTAYYVGTYLGKHKLCPSLSPNKTYEGAAGSIVGGIAGALIITSIFGFEDLTVFTVVIIGAVLGSVTIFGDLIESMFKRDAGVKDSSSLFPGHGGVLDKLDGVLVAGPVLYFLLGFI; encoded by the coding sequence ATGCAGGATACTGTAAAAAAGCCATTTGATCTTAAAAGACTGGTTGTCGCTTTTTTTGTAATTCCCCTTCTGGTCTTGTTTATACAATACGGAAGGCATTATCCTGATTTTTTTCTTCTTTTATTGTTAGTAAGCCTTATTGCGCTTCGTGAATTTCACGCAATGTATAAGGTCCCCCTGACATTAAGCATTCCAGCGCTGATCGCCGGAGCATTATTATTTTTTGTAATATGTTTTTACCCTTACATGATCATTGAAACTATGTTTTTCTGTTTCATTGCCCTTCTTCTGATAAGGCTCTTTGCCGTTGCTTCACCTGCAGGGGCGATGAGCGGGATAGGGCCTGTTGCAACAGGGTATTTGTATATATTGTGGTTTATGGGCTTTCAATGGCTGCTGAGAAGCGACGCATACGGCAGGTATAATATTTTTCTTCTTTACGGTTCGGTCTGGCTTGCTGACAGTACGGCTTATTATGTCGGAACTTATCTTGGGAAGCATAAGCTATGCCCCTCTCTGAGCCCGAACAAAACATATGAAGGCGCTGCCGGCAGCATAGTTGGAGGTATTGCCGGAGCCCTAATAATAACTTCTATATTTGGTTTTGAGGACCTGACAGTATTTACAGTTGTGATCATTGGAGCTGTGTTAGGATCAGTAACGATCTTCGGCGATCTGATCGAATCAATGTTCAAGCGCGATGCCGGTGTGAAGGATTCCAGCTCTCTCTTTCCGGGACATGGCGGCGTTCTTGATAAACTTGACGGGGTCCTTGTCGCAGGCCCTGTTCTTTATTTTCTATTGGGGTTCATTTGA